From one Marinitoga hydrogenitolerans DSM 16785 genomic stretch:
- a CDS encoding transposase family protein: MKEIIKMLDKSLKYIKHEIKEDTIYIYVKSKKKKAKCPVCGEETDKVHSKYTRSFQDLPIGGKKV, encoded by the coding sequence ATGAAAGAAATAATAAAAATGCTGGATAAAAGTTTAAAGTATATAAAACATGAAATAAAAGAAGACACAATATATATTTATGTAAAATCAAAAAAGAAAAAAGCAAAATGTCCAGTATGTGGAGAAGAAACAGATAAAGTACATTCAAAATACACAAGAAGCTTTCAGGATTTACCAATAGGAGGAAAAAAGGTAA